A part of Melittangium boletus DSM 14713 genomic DNA contains:
- a CDS encoding hybrid sensor histidine kinase/response regulator, translating to MATTSPLLARPTILIADDNADMRGYIKSLLERSNDVRAVADGEAAYPAVLESPPDLVLSDVMMPRLDGFGLLDKLRAHPKTQAVLFILLSARAGPEARIESAIRLARERTTRERLADDRIKFEQQLIGIVSHDLRSPITAILMSTQLLLRRVDLDEKITKVIARIQSSAERTNRMIRDLLDFTLVVNLVSNAVKYSPASSPVRVHISRDDGHALLVRAHGGRVGARSAADSGTTFSVWLPREV from the coding sequence GTGGCCACGACGAGCCCGCTCCTCGCCCGGCCGACGATCCTCATCGCCGACGACAACGCGGACATGCGCGGCTACATCAAGTCCCTGCTCGAGCGCTCCAACGACGTGCGGGCGGTGGCGGATGGGGAAGCCGCGTACCCGGCGGTGCTCGAGTCACCGCCAGACCTCGTCCTGAGCGACGTGATGATGCCTCGGCTGGATGGCTTCGGACTGCTCGACAAGCTCCGCGCCCATCCTAAGACCCAGGCCGTGCTGTTCATCTTGTTGTCGGCGCGGGCGGGACCCGAGGCCCGCATCGAAAGCGCGATCCGGCTCGCGCGCGAGCGCACCACCCGCGAGCGCCTCGCCGATGACCGCATCAAGTTCGAGCAACAACTCATCGGCATCGTCAGCCACGATCTGCGCAGCCCCATCACCGCCATCCTCATGTCGACGCAACTGCTGCTGCGCCGCGTGGATCTCGACGAGAAAATCACCAAGGTGATCGCCCGCATCCAATCCAGCGCGGAGCGCACCAACCGGATGATCCGCGACCTGCTCGACTTCACGCTGGTGGTCAACCTCGTGAGCAACGCGGTGAAGTACAGCCCCGCCTCGAGCCCCGTGCGCGTTCACATCAGCCGGGATGACGGCCACGCCCTGCTCGTCCGTGCCCACGGAGGCCGCGTCGGCGCCCGCTCGGCGGCGGACAGCGGCACCACCTTCTCCGTCTGGCTGCCCCGCGAGGTCTGA
- a CDS encoding ATP-binding protein, which produces MLVIGAREANQVLLAHLSHVGYQWVVTEDTNDLTRLAESSRLDAVLLSATGKRATEALDAVRREPLLRELRVLADLTRSRSEVLRKLPVDDWVRSLEELTARLDSALRERRLMERTRNRMERLLEITQAATSSLELEDILRLAVEKVGAVINADRCSVVLVEDNNATTVNVVATMESPGLSLDMDLARYPELRRALETREQVLVEEAQQDPLMAEVRPTIAPLGVRSILVQPLVCHDELLGALFLRISHGSEGFNRDEQEFAQAVGAALANCIRNARMHTALKKKRDELELAYVERYRELSEANRRLKDLNRLKDEIIAVCSHDLRAPLQVLLGHGRLLLEGELDALQKQSAEAMIRQGRKILSLVESLLERGKGDVARLSIEPRVLDMSVLCTESVTELAILASERGVTLRSEATERMMLIGDELKLHEVLQNLITNAIHHAKDAGGVVVRTSRLARPDGDVARIVVQDDGKGIPPEELPLVFDRYRSGAKAGGGTGLGLAICKEFVELHGGEIWAEAPPEGGAAFIFTLPLAQEVSRAVQNLPNKEATEQPRVLVVEDEPEIAAVLVEVLRSRYRVDVARDGAEGLARARSGKPDLVVMDVFLPKLDGLDAAVALKSSSDTAGIPVILLSAHQGVADKVRALNLGAVDYMSKPFNAMELLVRTERALKLKKAESEMERAPTVSRRNGNDPITGLYDRHGLLLRLEHEVSRGRRYSRPVSLAVLRPDRPVLNDSLRGLPDVMRARLRTQDLLGHLGDGVLAVILPECNVEAGRNAISRLVPDVEKQTGMEYRSAVADVSHDSEPAERILERLGASGPGLKS; this is translated from the coding sequence GTGCTGGTGATCGGTGCGCGCGAGGCCAATCAGGTCCTGCTCGCCCATCTGTCGCATGTCGGCTACCAGTGGGTCGTCACCGAGGACACGAACGATTTGACGCGCTTGGCCGAGTCGTCCCGGCTGGATGCCGTGCTCTTGTCGGCCACGGGCAAGCGGGCCACCGAGGCGCTGGACGCCGTGCGCCGGGAGCCCCTGCTGCGCGAGCTGCGCGTGCTGGCGGATCTGACGCGTTCGCGCTCGGAGGTGCTGCGCAAGCTGCCCGTGGATGACTGGGTGCGCAGTCTCGAGGAGCTCACGGCGCGGTTGGATTCCGCGTTGCGCGAGCGGCGGCTGATGGAGCGCACGCGCAACCGCATGGAGCGGTTGCTGGAAATCACCCAGGCGGCCACGAGTTCGCTCGAGCTGGAGGACATCCTCCGCCTGGCGGTGGAGAAGGTGGGCGCGGTCATCAACGCGGATCGCTGCTCGGTGGTGCTGGTGGAGGACAACAACGCGACCACCGTCAATGTGGTGGCCACGATGGAGAGCCCGGGCCTGTCGCTGGACATGGACCTGGCGCGCTACCCCGAGCTGCGCCGGGCCCTGGAGACCCGGGAGCAGGTGCTGGTGGAGGAGGCTCAGCAGGATCCCCTCATGGCCGAGGTGCGTCCGACGATCGCCCCGCTCGGCGTGCGCTCCATCCTCGTGCAGCCCCTGGTGTGCCATGACGAGCTGCTCGGGGCGCTTTTCCTGCGCATCTCTCACGGCTCGGAGGGCTTCAACCGCGACGAGCAGGAGTTCGCCCAGGCGGTGGGTGCGGCGCTCGCCAACTGCATCCGCAACGCGCGCATGCACACCGCGCTCAAGAAGAAGCGCGACGAGCTGGAACTGGCCTACGTGGAGCGCTACCGCGAGCTGTCCGAGGCCAACCGCCGCCTCAAGGATCTCAACAGGCTCAAGGACGAGATCATCGCCGTGTGCAGCCATGATCTGCGCGCGCCCCTGCAGGTGTTGCTCGGCCATGGCCGGCTGCTGCTGGAAGGCGAGCTGGACGCGCTGCAGAAGCAATCCGCCGAGGCGATGATCCGCCAGGGCCGGAAGATCCTCAGCCTGGTGGAGTCGCTGCTGGAGCGAGGCAAGGGCGACGTGGCGCGGCTGTCCATCGAGCCTCGCGTGCTGGACATGTCGGTGCTGTGCACGGAGAGCGTCACGGAGCTGGCGATCCTCGCCTCCGAGCGCGGTGTGACCCTGCGCTCCGAGGCGACCGAGCGCATGATGCTCATTGGTGACGAGCTCAAGCTGCACGAGGTGTTGCAGAACCTCATCACCAACGCCATCCACCACGCCAAGGACGCGGGAGGGGTGGTGGTGCGCACCTCCCGGCTGGCGCGGCCGGACGGAGACGTGGCGCGCATCGTGGTGCAGGACGACGGCAAGGGCATTCCCCCCGAGGAACTGCCCCTCGTGTTCGACCGCTACCGCAGCGGGGCCAAGGCCGGGGGCGGCACGGGTCTCGGACTGGCCATCTGCAAGGAGTTCGTGGAGCTGCACGGCGGGGAGATCTGGGCCGAGGCCCCACCCGAGGGAGGCGCCGCGTTCATCTTCACCCTGCCGCTGGCACAGGAAGTCAGCCGTGCCGTGCAGAACCTGCCCAACAAGGAAGCGACCGAGCAGCCCCGCGTCCTGGTGGTGGAGGACGAGCCGGAGATCGCCGCGGTGCTGGTGGAGGTGCTGCGCTCGCGCTACCGCGTGGACGTGGCGCGCGATGGCGCCGAGGGTCTGGCGCGTGCCCGCTCGGGCAAGCCGGATCTGGTGGTGATGGACGTCTTCCTGCCCAAGCTGGACGGGTTGGATGCCGCCGTGGCCCTCAAGTCCTCCTCGGACACGGCGGGCATTCCCGTCATCCTGCTGTCGGCCCACCAGGGCGTGGCCGACAAGGTACGCGCGCTCAACCTCGGCGCCGTGGACTACATGAGCAAGCCCTTCAACGCGATGGAACTGCTCGTGCGCACCGAGCGCGCCCTCAAGCTGAAGAAGGCCGAGAGCGAGATGGAGCGCGCCCCGACGGTCTCGCGGCGCAACGGTAACGATCCCATCACCGGCCTCTATGATCGGCACGGTCTGCTCTTGCGCCTGGAGCACGAGGTGAGCCGGGGCCGGCGCTACAGCCGGCCGGTGAGCCTCGCGGTGCTCCGCCCGGATCGTCCCGTGCTCAATGACTCCCTGCGCGGCCTGCCGGACGTGATGCGCGCACGCCTGCGCACCCAGGATCTGCTCGGCCACCTGGGGGATGGCGTGCTCGCCGTCATCCTCCCGGAGTGCAATGTTGAAGCGGGGCGCAACGCCATCAGCCGTCTGGTGCCGGATGTCGAGAAGCAGACGGGAATGGAGTACCGCTCGGCGGTGGCGGACGTGAGCCACGACAGCGAGCCGGCGGAGCGCATCCTGGAGCGTTTGGGGGCGTCGGGTCCGGGCCTGAAGTCGTAG